The following coding sequences are from one Leptospira mayottensis 200901116 window:
- a CDS encoding toxin-antitoxin system YwqK family antitoxin, whose translation MNSKLNFFLRRISVFSLKNVVVFFTVVFFSCIKEPIPANVPSGAKFQKEFNTYVFSEPGRRRIYYDNGKIYQDCSIGELGQENGLCKFYSKYDGRVLAQGNFENGVRRGEWIWNFDSGNIYIRQNFGKSSRKPEVMMNGDEGNEEGLYERFYENGQVELKGNYTEGYRNGLWQKYFQDGELEYTGYYKNGLKVKTWFYYYPTHKTEAIEVFDDNGGFISRTTYLPDGTINCKIKKGFDSVCQSLTYFKK comes from the coding sequence ATGAACTCAAAATTGAATTTTTTTCTCAGAAGAATTTCCGTTTTCTCACTCAAGAACGTGGTTGTATTCTTTACAGTTGTATTCTTCTCTTGTATCAAAGAGCCAATTCCTGCAAATGTTCCCTCTGGAGCAAAGTTTCAAAAAGAATTCAACACATACGTTTTTTCCGAACCCGGAAGGAGAAGGATCTATTACGACAACGGAAAAATTTATCAAGACTGCTCTATAGGCGAACTCGGCCAGGAGAACGGTCTTTGCAAATTCTATTCCAAATACGATGGTCGTGTATTAGCACAAGGTAATTTTGAAAACGGGGTTCGCAGAGGAGAATGGATCTGGAACTTCGACAGCGGCAATATTTATATCCGCCAGAATTTCGGGAAAAGTTCCCGCAAACCCGAAGTAATGATGAATGGAGACGAAGGAAACGAAGAAGGCCTCTATGAAAGGTTTTATGAAAACGGTCAAGTTGAACTCAAAGGAAATTATACGGAAGGTTATAGAAACGGTCTTTGGCAGAAATATTTTCAAGATGGCGAATTAGAATACACCGGTTATTATAAAAACGGACTGAAGGTAAAAACCTGGTTTTATTATTATCCAACTCATAAAACAGAAGCAATTGAGGTTTTCGACGACAATGGCGGTTTTATTTCCAGAACGACGTATCTTCCTGATGGAACAATCAACTGTAAAATCAAAAAAGGCTTCGATTCAGTTTGCCAATCCTTAACGTATTTTAAAAAATAA
- the pckA gene encoding phosphoenolpyruvate carboxykinase (ATP), producing the protein MQAQTTQVKGLKELGLEPSEIFHNLSYDEIYEHEKRNGETVVSSNGTMMVDTGIFTGRSPKDKYFVDEPSSNGNIWWSHINFKVSEAIFDELYKKCINYLSHKKLYVFDGYAGANPETRVSLRVVSEKAWQHHFCTNMFLRPTKEELSGLNPEFTIINACGIKNENFKQHGMNSEVFVIFHLAKKICIIGGTEYGGEMKKGIFSVMNYKLPLEGILSMHCSANVGKDGDTALFFGLSGTGKTTLSTDPNRKLIGDDEHGWDDNGIFNIEGGCYAKVINLDPKTEPDIYEAIRRDALLENVVYDPQTKVVDYSSAAKTENTRVSYPIFHINNIQVPSKGGHPKTIIFLTYDAFGVLPPVSKLSIEQAMYHFLSGYTAKVAGTERGIKEPTATFSACFGAAFMTLHPTKYAKLLGEKMKKHNVRAYLMNTGLVGGSYGVGKRMNLPSTRKIIDEILNGNIEKSEFVIHPVFQVAYPKMISGVDSAILDPREAWTDKAAYDATAKKLGEMFIKNFKQYAEGSKDFDFTAFGPKI; encoded by the coding sequence ATGCAGGCCCAGACGACTCAGGTAAAAGGCTTGAAGGAACTCGGACTCGAACCTTCTGAAATTTTCCATAATCTTTCCTATGATGAAATTTATGAGCATGAGAAAAGAAACGGAGAGACCGTAGTTTCCAGCAATGGAACTATGATGGTAGATACCGGAATCTTTACTGGTAGATCCCCAAAAGACAAATATTTCGTGGATGAACCTTCCTCCAATGGAAACATTTGGTGGAGTCATATCAATTTCAAAGTTTCCGAAGCAATCTTTGACGAGTTGTATAAGAAATGTATAAATTATCTGAGTCACAAAAAATTATACGTTTTTGATGGTTATGCCGGTGCAAATCCCGAAACTAGAGTGAGCCTACGCGTTGTTTCTGAAAAAGCTTGGCAACACCACTTTTGTACAAATATGTTCCTTCGTCCTACAAAGGAAGAATTATCTGGACTGAATCCTGAGTTTACGATCATCAACGCATGTGGCATTAAGAACGAAAACTTCAAACAACACGGAATGAATTCCGAAGTGTTTGTGATCTTTCATCTTGCTAAGAAGATTTGTATTATCGGTGGAACCGAATACGGTGGAGAAATGAAAAAAGGTATTTTCTCCGTTATGAATTACAAACTTCCGTTAGAGGGAATTCTTAGCATGCATTGTTCCGCGAACGTGGGCAAAGATGGGGATACGGCTCTTTTCTTTGGACTTTCCGGAACCGGTAAGACAACTCTTTCTACGGACCCGAACCGTAAACTGATTGGAGACGATGAGCACGGCTGGGACGACAATGGGATTTTCAACATCGAAGGAGGTTGTTACGCTAAGGTAATTAATTTAGATCCTAAAACCGAGCCAGATATCTACGAAGCGATTCGTAGAGATGCTCTTTTGGAGAATGTGGTCTATGATCCTCAAACGAAAGTGGTGGATTATTCTTCCGCTGCAAAAACAGAAAACACTCGTGTTTCTTATCCGATTTTTCACATCAATAATATTCAAGTTCCTTCCAAAGGGGGACATCCAAAAACTATTATATTCTTAACTTATGATGCGTTTGGAGTTCTTCCGCCTGTTTCCAAATTAAGCATTGAGCAGGCAATGTATCACTTCCTTTCCGGTTACACTGCGAAGGTTGCGGGAACTGAAAGAGGAATCAAAGAACCTACCGCGACTTTCTCCGCTTGTTTTGGAGCCGCATTTATGACTCTTCACCCGACTAAATATGCTAAGTTACTCGGTGAAAAAATGAAAAAACATAATGTAAGAGCGTATTTGATGAACACTGGTCTTGTAGGCGGATCTTACGGGGTTGGAAAGCGCATGAATCTTCCTTCTACCCGTAAAATCATAGACGAAATCTTAAATGGAAATATTGAGAAGTCCGAGTTTGTGATTCACCCAGTTTTTCAAGTAGCTTATCCTAAGATGATCAGCGGAGTTGATAGCGCGATATTAGATCCGAGAGAAGCTTGGACCGACAAAGCTGCTTACGATGCAACCGCTAAGAAGTTAGGGGAAATGTTTATTAAGAATTTTAAGCAATACGCAGAAGGTTCTAAAGATTTCGATTTCACTGCTTTTGGTCCAAAAATCTAA
- a CDS encoding PIN/TRAM domain-containing protein, which produces MVHFYKVLTSLFLSGITFAVTDKQAGDFYLAVSIAGVVLLISFILLYGESNLFPKLKADVLFCAGLGALIGLAIAWFVGAAVHFEELNVAFYFLFALFGILSGVAFAKEPGLGIFGGGSSGNGFGVGIEKEEARDKILDTSVVIDGRILDIADTHFLDGPLILPNFVLREIQLISDSSDPIKRARGRRGLEMLNKLQRKGSIEVKITYKDYSDTREVDAKLIKLARDTGGKIVTNDFNLNKVAELQGVKVLNLNTLANALKPVVLPGEELGIQVIKEGKDENQGIGYLEDGTMVVIENGGHLVGKEVKVTVTSIIQTAAGKMIFTKANPNGASEKGNRQPHSS; this is translated from the coding sequence ATGGTTCATTTCTACAAAGTACTCACGTCTCTATTCCTTTCTGGAATTACATTTGCAGTAACAGATAAGCAAGCTGGAGATTTTTATTTAGCTGTTTCTATTGCTGGAGTTGTTTTATTAATTTCCTTCATTCTTCTTTATGGAGAATCCAATCTTTTTCCAAAACTCAAAGCCGACGTGCTTTTTTGTGCCGGACTCGGTGCTCTTATCGGACTTGCGATTGCTTGGTTTGTGGGAGCCGCCGTTCATTTTGAGGAATTAAACGTAGCGTTTTATTTTTTATTCGCTCTGTTTGGGATTCTTTCGGGAGTTGCATTTGCTAAGGAGCCAGGCCTCGGAATTTTCGGTGGTGGCAGTTCTGGAAATGGATTTGGAGTCGGTATTGAAAAGGAAGAAGCCAGAGATAAAATTCTAGATACCTCGGTGGTAATTGATGGAAGAATTTTAGATATTGCTGATACGCATTTTTTAGACGGGCCTTTGATTCTTCCTAATTTTGTATTGAGAGAAATCCAGCTCATCAGTGATTCTTCCGACCCGATCAAAAGAGCGAGAGGAAGAAGAGGACTTGAAATGTTGAATAAACTTCAACGTAAAGGCTCTATAGAAGTAAAAATTACTTATAAAGATTATTCTGATACTCGTGAAGTCGATGCTAAGCTGATTAAATTAGCGCGAGATACCGGTGGAAAGATTGTAACCAACGATTTTAATCTAAATAAGGTTGCTGAACTACAAGGTGTAAAGGTCCTGAACTTGAACACTCTTGCAAATGCCCTGAAACCCGTCGTTCTGCCCGGAGAAGAACTTGGAATTCAAGTGATCAAAGAAGGAAAAGATGAAAATCAAGGAATTGGTTATTTGGAGGATGGTACGATGGTTGTCATTGAAAACGGCGGTCACCTCGTTGGGAAAGAAGTCAAAGTGACAGTGACTTCCATCATTCAAACTGCGGCCGGGAAAATGATCTTCACGAAAGCAAACCCGAATGGAGCTTCTGAAAAGGGAAACCGCCAACCCCATTCTTCTTGA
- a CDS encoding CarD family transcriptional regulator encodes MAAKKKNSEIEHKVGDYVVYPIHGVGEILEISKKNILGKKKDCYVLEIQGSKMKVMIPVDKAEQVRIRPIIDKKEIKKVIALLKKDEVDTEEDWKIRYQNNLNKIKSGSIYEVGEVCRNLFRRASGKELSIMERKLYESAYNLVKMEVALSKGVTQEEAGNLVSDVLASTLTPSEKKAEED; translated from the coding sequence TTGGCTGCCAAAAAGAAAAATTCCGAAATCGAACACAAGGTAGGCGACTACGTAGTCTATCCCATCCATGGGGTTGGGGAAATTCTTGAAATCTCCAAAAAAAATATCCTTGGTAAAAAGAAGGATTGCTACGTTCTCGAAATCCAGGGTAGTAAGATGAAGGTTATGATACCTGTTGATAAAGCAGAGCAGGTTCGAATTCGCCCTATCATCGATAAAAAAGAGATCAAAAAAGTCATAGCGCTCCTTAAGAAGGACGAAGTTGACACAGAAGAGGACTGGAAGATCCGCTACCAAAATAACCTCAACAAGATCAAATCCGGATCAATTTATGAGGTCGGAGAAGTCTGCAGAAACCTATTTCGTAGAGCGAGTGGAAAAGAACTCTCCATTATGGAGAGAAAGCTTTATGAAAGTGCCTATAATCTTGTGAAAATGGAAGTTGCATTAAGTAAAGGTGTTACGCAAGAAGAAGCGGGGAATCTCGTTTCCGACGTATTAGCAAGCACCCTTACTCCTAGTGAAAAAAAGGCAGAAGAGGACTAA
- a CDS encoding IS110 family transposase, translating into MKRKVYVGMDVHKETIRIANLTNNTKEIVKEQQIKHNEVQIKKFVNKLKSEWNEIHSCYEAGVTGYPLYRYLKSLGVNCILVAPGKIPRQSSDKIKTDKRDAIKLAKLLRSGELESIHVPSEEDEAVRDYLRSRDSLRLDLGRNRQRLMKFLLRKGITYSATKYWTVSHNKWLNTLQFNNEILQETFNDYYSRVRVQEENLKAMDKRIQEIAESEPYREKVGILRCFRGVDYLTAMFLLCEVCDFKRFKTAGSFMSFLGLVPGEYSSGSKRKQTGITKTGSPRLRRILTEAAWQHRFPGTGSKIVTARRSGQPALVVALAEKASLRLHKKFRNLQQRGKTPQVMITAVSRELSGFLWAAMNLVA; encoded by the coding sequence ATGAAAAGAAAAGTATATGTAGGAATGGATGTCCACAAAGAAACGATTAGAATTGCGAATTTAACGAACAATACAAAGGAAATAGTAAAAGAACAGCAGATAAAACATAATGAGGTTCAGATCAAAAAGTTCGTCAATAAACTAAAATCAGAATGGAACGAGATACATAGTTGTTACGAGGCGGGAGTAACCGGTTATCCACTTTACAGATATCTAAAGTCTTTGGGAGTGAATTGTATCCTTGTAGCACCCGGAAAGATACCAAGACAAAGTTCGGATAAGATCAAAACGGATAAGAGAGACGCGATCAAGTTAGCAAAATTATTACGAAGTGGAGAATTAGAATCGATTCATGTACCGAGTGAAGAGGACGAAGCGGTAAGGGATTATTTGAGATCCCGTGACAGCCTTCGTTTGGATTTAGGAAGGAATCGTCAGAGGTTGATGAAATTCTTATTAAGAAAGGGTATAACTTACTCAGCAACAAAGTATTGGACAGTCAGTCATAACAAATGGTTGAACACTCTACAGTTTAACAACGAGATCCTTCAAGAGACATTTAACGACTATTATAGTCGAGTAAGAGTTCAAGAAGAGAATTTAAAAGCGATGGATAAGAGAATACAAGAGATAGCGGAAAGTGAACCGTATCGAGAGAAAGTAGGAATATTAAGATGTTTCCGAGGAGTGGATTATCTAACCGCAATGTTTTTACTTTGTGAGGTTTGTGACTTCAAACGATTCAAAACAGCCGGTTCGTTCATGAGTTTTCTTGGACTTGTTCCGGGAGAATATTCCAGCGGTTCCAAAAGAAAACAAACAGGGATAACAAAAACTGGAAGTCCCAGACTTCGAAGAATATTGACAGAAGCAGCTTGGCAACATCGTTTCCCTGGAACAGGAAGTAAGATTGTAACCGCACGTAGATCGGGACAACCTGCGTTAGTTGTTGCTTTGGCGGAAAAAGCATCTCTCAGATTACACAAAAAGTTTCGTAATCTACAGCAAAGAGGAAAAACTCCTCAGGTAATGATAACGGCAGTTTCAAGAGAGTTATCCGGATTTCTTTGGGCGGCGATGAATCTGGTTGCATAG
- a CDS encoding cytochrome c oxidase subunit 3 family protein, whose product MSTAKHFHHAHHFDSAEHQYDASKQGIWLFLVTEILMFGALFVGYTIYHSLHPEIFHAGSHHLSVPMGAFNTVVLLFSSFTMALGIHYVQVDKKKEAIIALAVTVLCALTFMVVKYFEYSAKIHHGLLPGKFFTNTEMVDIKNAAMFFGFYFVMTGIHGSHVLIGAGLIIWVMIKVIKGEVNSSYYTPVEGVGLFWHVVDLIWIYLFPLLYLVG is encoded by the coding sequence ATGAGTACCGCTAAGCACTTTCACCATGCGCATCACTTTGATAGTGCTGAGCATCAATACGACGCTTCTAAACAAGGAATTTGGTTGTTCCTTGTTACGGAGATTCTAATGTTCGGCGCTCTTTTCGTGGGTTATACCATCTATCATTCTTTGCATCCGGAAATTTTCCATGCTGGAAGTCATCATTTGTCCGTTCCGATGGGAGCTTTTAATACAGTTGTACTTCTATTCAGTTCGTTTACGATGGCCCTTGGGATTCATTATGTTCAAGTAGATAAAAAGAAAGAAGCTATAATTGCACTTGCCGTTACTGTCTTATGCGCACTTACATTTATGGTCGTGAAGTATTTTGAATATTCGGCGAAGATCCATCACGGACTTTTGCCAGGAAAGTTCTTTACGAACACTGAAATGGTTGATATAAAAAACGCGGCTATGTTTTTCGGTTTTTACTTCGTGATGACCGGGATTCATGGATCTCACGTATTGATTGGAGCCGGGCTTATTATTTGGGTGATGATCAAGGTAATCAAAGGGGAAGTAAATTCTTCTTATTACACGCCTGTGGAAGGAGTAGGTCTTTTCTGGCACGTAGTCGACTTGATCTGGATTTATCTTTTTCCACTTCTTTATTTAGTAGGATGA
- the ctaD gene encoding cytochrome c oxidase subunit I → MSTATASHTDNYLNHEKGIWSWLTTIDHKRIGIMYFFAIMSFFLLGGIFALLVRIELFTPGQTLGFVTPDIYNRMMTYHGAIMVFMVIVPGIPAIFGNFILPIQLGAKDVAFPRLNLASWYIFMTGAGIAGFSLFTQKVDTGWTFYTPYSISNSVSNGVIMLVMGAFVMGFSSILTGLNFIVTTHKLRAPGMTMNRIPLMVWALYATSIIQVLATPVLAITLLLLVAERTLGVGIFDPTLGGDPVLFQHFFWFYSHPAVYIMILPAMGVISELVATFSKKVIFGYTAIAYSSLAIAAVSFLVWGHHMFVSGQSEFAGVLFSFITMLVGVPTAIKLFNWISTMYRGSVRLDAPMLFAIGFMFLFTIGGLTGVFLASTGMDVHFHDTYFVVAHFHYVMVGGTLMAVMGALIYWFPKVTGKMTSDFLGRISWVFIFTGFNVTFFPQFILGSMGMPRRYYDYLPEFTSLNQISTVGSWLIGTGFLIGLIAVIHGLIAGKTAGNNPWGGKTLEWTIPSPPTHENFEQTPTITGGPYEYR, encoded by the coding sequence ATGTCTACAGCAACTGCAAGTCATACTGACAACTACCTCAACCACGAAAAGGGAATCTGGTCCTGGCTCACTACGATCGATCACAAGAGGATCGGGATCATGTATTTCTTTGCGATTATGTCATTCTTCCTTTTGGGAGGAATTTTCGCTCTTCTGGTTCGTATCGAGCTTTTTACTCCGGGACAAACTCTCGGTTTCGTAACTCCGGATATCTACAATCGAATGATGACGTACCACGGCGCTATCATGGTTTTTATGGTAATCGTTCCTGGAATTCCTGCGATTTTCGGAAATTTCATCCTTCCCATTCAGTTAGGTGCAAAAGACGTTGCATTTCCAAGATTGAACCTGGCGAGCTGGTATATTTTCATGACCGGCGCTGGAATTGCCGGATTTTCCCTTTTTACCCAAAAAGTGGACACTGGTTGGACCTTTTACACTCCATATTCCATTTCTAACTCTGTTTCTAACGGTGTGATTATGTTGGTAATGGGCGCGTTCGTCATGGGATTTTCTTCCATTCTTACCGGATTGAATTTTATCGTAACCACTCATAAACTGAGAGCTCCGGGAATGACGATGAACCGTATTCCTTTGATGGTTTGGGCGCTTTATGCAACTTCCATCATTCAGGTTTTGGCAACTCCTGTTCTTGCGATCACTCTTCTTTTGCTCGTTGCGGAAAGAACTTTGGGTGTCGGAATTTTTGATCCAACCCTTGGAGGGGATCCGGTTCTCTTTCAACATTTCTTTTGGTTCTATTCTCATCCCGCGGTTTATATCATGATTCTTCCTGCGATGGGTGTGATTTCTGAGCTCGTGGCTACATTCTCCAAAAAAGTGATTTTCGGATATACTGCGATTGCATATTCGTCTCTTGCGATTGCGGCAGTCTCTTTTTTGGTTTGGGGACACCATATGTTTGTATCGGGCCAATCCGAATTTGCGGGAGTTTTATTCTCCTTTATCACGATGCTTGTGGGAGTTCCTACTGCAATCAAACTGTTCAACTGGATTTCTACGATGTACAGGGGTTCAGTTCGTTTGGATGCTCCTATGCTCTTTGCGATTGGGTTTATGTTCCTTTTTACGATTGGTGGTTTGACCGGGGTATTTCTTGCTTCTACCGGTATGGATGTTCATTTTCACGATACTTATTTCGTGGTGGCTCACTTTCATTATGTGATGGTGGGAGGAACTCTAATGGCTGTAATGGGAGCTCTGATTTATTGGTTCCCGAAAGTAACAGGGAAAATGACTTCCGATTTTTTAGGGAGAATTTCTTGGGTATTTATCTTTACGGGATTTAACGTAACTTTCTTTCCACAATTTATCTTAGGATCGATGGGAATGCCTAGACGATACTATGATTATCTGCCTGAGTTTACAAGCCTGAACCAAATTTCCACAGTGGGATCCTGGTTGATCGGAACCGGATTTTTGATTGGTTTAATTGCCGTAATTCACGGATTAATTGCAGGAAAAACCGCTGGAAACAATCCTTGGGGAGGGAAAACACTTGAGTGGACAATTCCATCTCCTCCGACGCACGAAAATTTTGAACAAACTCCGACAATAACGGGGGGGCCTTATGAGTACCGCTAA
- the coxB gene encoding cytochrome c oxidase subunit II has translation MTWLNLITATSFMPVQASEVAKNVDHLYLFLLISSLISFVILIGGMTWFIFKYRRKTEADKTAYITHNTLAEFLWSFIPLVIMIVIFWWGWRIFADLRSVHEKGDIEIHVTARQWQWTFKYPNGVTVVSPNATEKLNTLFQPNGIYVPVGKTTRLVMTSQDVIHSFYVPAFRNKMDAIPGRYTTLTFTPTEKGDFVVYCTEFCGTSHSNMLSAIRVVDPETFDKWYAAAGNVDLSKIPPVELGKKLYAEKACAGCHSTDGSRLVGPSYKGLFGSAREFESGPGATADENYIRKSILQPAAQIVKGYPPAMPPYQGQLSDDEINALIEYIKTLK, from the coding sequence ATGACCTGGTTGAACCTTATTACGGCAACAAGTTTTATGCCGGTTCAGGCTTCGGAAGTAGCAAAGAATGTAGATCACCTCTATCTCTTTCTACTCATATCCAGTCTGATCTCCTTTGTCATTCTCATCGGGGGAATGACTTGGTTTATTTTTAAATACCGAAGAAAAACCGAAGCGGATAAAACTGCATATATCACACACAATACTTTGGCGGAATTTCTTTGGTCTTTTATCCCTTTAGTTATTATGATCGTGATTTTCTGGTGGGGCTGGAGAATTTTTGCCGATCTTAGAAGTGTTCACGAAAAAGGTGATATTGAAATTCACGTAACTGCAAGGCAGTGGCAGTGGACATTCAAATATCCGAATGGGGTAACGGTTGTTTCTCCGAATGCAACGGAAAAATTAAACACACTCTTTCAGCCGAACGGAATATACGTTCCAGTCGGAAAAACGACCCGTTTGGTGATGACTTCTCAGGATGTTATTCACTCGTTTTATGTTCCTGCTTTCCGAAATAAGATGGATGCGATTCCAGGTCGTTATACTACATTGACGTTCACTCCGACTGAAAAAGGAGATTTCGTAGTTTATTGTACTGAATTCTGCGGAACTTCTCATTCGAATATGCTTTCGGCGATTCGTGTTGTGGATCCTGAAACTTTTGATAAATGGTATGCTGCTGCGGGCAATGTGGATCTTTCTAAGATTCCGCCTGTGGAACTTGGTAAAAAACTCTACGCGGAAAAAGCTTGTGCGGGTTGTCACTCGACTGACGGCTCTCGTCTTGTGGGTCCTTCCTATAAAGGTCTTTTTGGAAGTGCAAGAGAATTTGAGTCCGGACCGGGAGCAACCGCGGATGAAAACTATATTCGTAAATCGATTCTGCAACCTGCAGCTCAGATCGTAAAAGGATATCCGCCTGCGATGCCTCCTTATCAGGGACAACTTTCCGACGACGAAATTAACGCTCTGATCGAGTATATTAAAACCCTTAAATAG
- a CDS encoding SCO family protein, translating into MVFKNSLITGVVFYLFTTSLFPYDPAARFDKNEKPKELEGVGVQEKLGNQLDLSLSFRDETGKLVLLSSFFKKDKPVLLSLVYYKCPTLCNFHLNGITDVLKKLNWEVGKEFEYVAVSFDPKETFDLAHAKKNAYLKEYSRGDGQGWHFLTGDQKEIRALADSVGFSYKWNPEDEQWIHSSVAYVITPSGKISRYLHGITFDERTLKLSLLEASDGKIGDFTDQFALFCFQFDPGKNTYTLYAYNIMKLGGFFTLLIMAVFLIPFWVRHNRNSELIRKE; encoded by the coding sequence TTGGTTTTTAAAAATTCCCTAATCACAGGGGTTGTATTTTATCTATTCACTACTTCTCTTTTTCCTTACGACCCTGCTGCTCGATTTGATAAAAATGAAAAGCCGAAAGAATTGGAAGGGGTGGGGGTTCAAGAGAAGTTGGGAAATCAGCTCGACCTTTCTCTTTCTTTTCGTGATGAAACCGGAAAGCTAGTTCTTTTAAGTTCTTTTTTTAAAAAAGATAAACCTGTTCTTCTTTCTCTCGTTTATTACAAATGTCCGACATTATGCAATTTTCATCTCAATGGAATTACCGATGTGCTCAAAAAACTAAATTGGGAAGTCGGAAAAGAATTCGAATACGTCGCCGTTTCTTTTGACCCCAAGGAAACTTTTGATCTTGCGCATGCCAAAAAAAATGCTTATCTGAAAGAATATTCTCGCGGTGACGGACAAGGGTGGCACTTCCTTACGGGAGATCAAAAAGAGATCAGAGCACTTGCCGATTCTGTAGGATTTTCCTATAAGTGGAATCCGGAAGATGAACAATGGATTCATTCTTCCGTCGCTTATGTTATTACACCTTCCGGAAAAATTTCCCGTTATCTTCATGGTATTACTTTTGATGAAAGAACCTTGAAACTTTCTTTATTAGAAGCGTCCGACGGTAAAATAGGGGATTTCACCGATCAATTTGCCCTTTTTTGCTTTCAATTTGACCCAGGCAAAAATACATATACTTTGTACGCTTATAATATTATGAAACTGGGTGGATTCTTCACTCTTCTCATAATGGCGGTGTTCTTGATCCCATTCTGGGTCAGGCATAACAGAAATTCCGAACTCATTAGGAAGGAGTAA
- a CDS encoding COX15/CtaA family protein → MNSNSDISPKFRLFYKISLFLSVLIFFNLLYGPLVRATGSGLACPDWPFCFGKIFPTFDFQIFMEVSHRYYSGFLGLILLGLTIWTFTDQILRKEFGIYLGLAIFLLISQINLGRLTVTLKLDPTSVNLHLLNAIAFFLVILTVSIDSREKALYQKKIFIKSDYLFRKDNILYYILLIGIVVQIVLGGRVSSHYAGLACPDFPTCWGQWIPDNPLEIVKIQIIHRFGAYMVTLLLTITLGFAIWKNFPTTSKRLLQISMYLLFAQIILGILNVFFGLPKLVTALHTGFAVLLLMSSYLSLISRAIILTSENERRPEK, encoded by the coding sequence ATGAACTCTAACTCGGACATTTCTCCAAAATTTCGTTTGTTTTACAAAATCTCTCTATTCCTGAGTGTACTTATCTTTTTTAATTTACTCTATGGGCCTTTAGTAAGAGCCACCGGATCCGGACTTGCCTGCCCGGATTGGCCATTTTGCTTTGGAAAGATTTTTCCGACCTTCGATTTTCAAATTTTTATGGAAGTCTCGCACCGTTACTATTCCGGTTTTTTAGGATTGATTCTTTTAGGTTTAACAATTTGGACATTTACGGACCAAATCCTAAGAAAAGAATTCGGTATTTATTTAGGGCTTGCGATTTTTCTTTTGATTTCACAAATTAATTTAGGAAGACTAACCGTTACTTTAAAACTCGATCCGACTTCTGTAAATCTTCACCTGCTGAACGCGATCGCTTTCTTTTTAGTCATTCTTACAGTTTCTATTGATTCTAGAGAGAAAGCTTTGTATCAGAAAAAAATTTTTATCAAATCGGATTATCTATTCAGAAAAGATAATATTCTTTATTACATTCTTTTAATTGGAATCGTAGTTCAGATCGTTTTAGGTGGGCGCGTTAGTTCTCATTATGCGGGACTAGCTTGTCCTGATTTTCCAACTTGTTGGGGACAATGGATCCCAGATAATCCATTAGAAATTGTCAAAATCCAAATCATTCACAGATTCGGCGCCTACATGGTCACATTACTCCTCACAATCACATTGGGTTTTGCGATTTGGAAAAACTTTCCTACAACCTCAAAAAGATTACTTCAAATCTCAATGTATCTATTATTTGCTCAAATTATTTTAGGAATTTTGAATGTATTTTTCGGGCTCCCGAAACTTGTAACCGCACTTCATACGGGTTTTGCGGTTCTTTTACTCATGTCTTCTTATCTTTCCCTGATTTCCAGAGCCATTATACTGACTTCGGAAAACGAACGGAGGCCTGAAAAATAA